The following are encoded together in the Salvelinus alpinus chromosome 29, SLU_Salpinus.1, whole genome shotgun sequence genome:
- the ccdc127b gene encoding coiled-coil domain-containing protein 127b, with the protein MNNLNDPQEWNIRPEQRGGGGGNDGNKWNYALLVPMIGLAAFRWIWSRESQREVLEVKEKFDKSMQAIRDDMELKYKDTLRENRRETVHLELELEKEKNRVQGYRQAIASQSQQLMEDRRRLSQEREALTGEKIRLLQAGGAGALLHTALERESEWHRGAIAALREVEEGLVERQGAFCSILVPREKRLEMEKDLLVRAVRERALAQLDMEAGLKDIFKNDRHCAQYLNTDKRKNGSLMWIYLRYWQLQVTLQKHRRAEATLLGTQSSNL; encoded by the exons ATGAACAACCTGAATGACCCCCAGGAATGGAACATCAggccagagcagagagggggtggTGGGGGCAACGATGGGAACAAGTGGAACTATGCCCTACTGGTGCCCATGATCGGTCTCGCTGCCTTCC GGTGGATATGGTCCAGAGAGTCACAGAGGGAAGTGTTGGAGGTGAAAGAAAAGTTTGACAAGAGCATGCAGGCCATCCGTGATGACATGGAGCTGAAGTACAAGGACACGCTGAGAGAGAACCGACGGGAGACGGTCCACCTGGAGCTGGaactggagaaggagaagaaccGCGTGCAGGGCTACCGCCAGGCCATAGCCTCCCAGAGCCAGCAGCTGATGGAGGATCGCAGGAGGCTTAGCCAGGAGCGGGAGGCCCTGACTGGGGAGAAGATCCGACTGCTGCAGGCTGGCGGAGCTGGGGCCCTCCTCCACACGGCtctggagagggagagcgagtggCACCGGGGAGCCATAGCCGCtctgagggaggtggaggagggtctGGTGGAGAGGCAGGGGGCCTTCTGCAGCATCCTGGTGCCCCGGGAGAAGAGGCTGGAAATGGAGAAGGACTTGCTGGTCAGAGCTGTCAGAGAACGGGCTCTCGCCCAGCTGGATATGGAGGCCGGCCTCAAGGACATCTTTAAAAATGACCGCCACTGTGCACAGTACCTGAACACTGACAAGCGCAAGAACGGTAGTCTCATGTGGATCTACCTCAGATACTGGCAGCTGCAggtcacactacagaaacacagGAGAGCAGAGGCCACGTTGTTGGGAACACAGTCTAGCAATCTATGA